A region of the Pseudarthrobacter oxydans genome:
CATCAGCGATGGCAAGGGTCCAGGCTTCGGCCGCTGCCTTCGCGGCGGCGTAACTGGCCGTTGCCGCGGTGGGCTCGGCGGCGGTGGTGGAGGACACCATGGCGAACCGCCCGCACGCGGAGGCGGCGACGTCGTCGTAGAAAACCCGTGAGACGTTGCGGAGCGTGGTAATTGCTCCGCGCTCAAGGAAGTCCCAGTCCTCGTCGGTCTGGTCCGCGATCCCCTGTGCGCCCCGCCAGCCGCCCACCAGGTGGATCACAGCATCCATCGGCCCGGCAGCGGCGGTGACATCAGCCCGCAGCTGCCGCACCTCCTCCATGCGTGCAAGGTCGCACACGAAGGGGGCAACGCCGTCGCCCGCCCGTCCTGCCGCGGACCTGATCCGCTCCGGGTCTGAGCCCACGGTGAACACACGGTGCCCGGCCTCGCGCAGTGCCCGGGCCACGGCGACGCCGGACGCGCCGCTGCCGCCCGAAACCAGGACGTTCAGCGGCGGTTTTGCCGGCTCCATAGCAGCTGTCACAGCGCGGATGCTCCAGTGATGCCGGCAGTGGATTCAATGACCGGG
Encoded here:
- a CDS encoding SDR family NAD(P)-dependent oxidoreductase → MEPAKPPLNVLVSGGSGASGVAVARALREAGHRVFTVGSDPERIRSAAGRAGDGVAPFVCDLARMEEVRQLRADVTAAAGPMDAVIHLVGGWRGAQGIADQTDEDWDFLERGAITTLRNVSRVFYDDVAASACGRFAMVSSTTAAEPTAATASYAAAKAAAEAWTLAIADGFRRAAGRNGGSAAAAVVLVVKALVDEELRRRHPERSFSGATDVEDLARAVVGLFDAPAAELNGRRLQLAASLSPARTLPTLKA